The following are encoded in a window of Candidatus Hydrogenedentota bacterium genomic DNA:
- a CDS encoding acetoacetate decarboxylase family protein, which yields MSFVKTLAELDGYFERAVRVFPGARMLGILYETEPEVIKRLLPPPLEPAAEPWALCYIADFPETNLGPAYQEGAIFIRCQYEGETGNYCLSMPLNDEARLHNGRDIYGFPKKLGQVALHREGNAAEGWIERHGIRFVTVRAELSVKLDEPPLKVGSNFLFKYMPAADLSRGFDGPVLLVRQRNEFDYHAFEMGAGEISFADSPHDPWSEIVCKQVIAAYFFTSTNRLLPGSVLAQVDPQAFLPYAFSRTDWEFGDG from the coding sequence GACACTTGCGGAGTTGGATGGATACTTCGAGCGGGCCGTGCGCGTGTTTCCCGGCGCGCGGATGCTGGGCATCCTGTACGAGACAGAACCGGAAGTCATCAAGCGGCTGTTGCCCCCGCCGCTTGAACCCGCGGCGGAGCCATGGGCTTTGTGCTATATCGCGGATTTTCCGGAGACGAATCTCGGTCCGGCTTATCAGGAAGGCGCGATTTTCATCCGCTGTCAATATGAGGGCGAAACCGGAAATTACTGCTTGTCCATGCCGCTGAACGACGAGGCGCGCCTGCACAATGGCCGTGATATCTACGGCTTTCCCAAGAAGCTTGGCCAAGTTGCGTTGCATCGCGAAGGAAACGCCGCTGAAGGCTGGATTGAACGGCACGGAATCAGATTCGTCACCGTGCGCGCGGAACTCTCCGTGAAGCTTGACGAACCCCCGCTCAAGGTCGGGTCCAATTTCCTGTTCAAGTATATGCCCGCCGCGGACCTGAGCCGCGGCTTCGATGGCCCGGTGCTTCTGGTACGGCAGCGAAACGAATTCGACTATCATGCCTTCGAGATGGGCGCCGGCGAGATTAGCTTTGCGGACTCGCCGCACGATCCCTGGAGCGAGATCGTCTGCAAGCAGGTAATCGCCGCATACTTCTTTACCAGCACTAACCGGCTGCTTCCAGGCAGCGTGTTGGCGCAAGTGGACCCACAGGCATTCCTGCCATACGCCTTCTCGCGAACCGACTGGGAGTTCGGCGATGGTTGA